The proteins below are encoded in one region of Streptomyces cyanogenus:
- a CDS encoding TetR/AcrR family transcriptional regulator — MSTGVRRRMGVEERRQQLIGVALDLFSRRSPDEVSIDEIATAAGISRPLVYHYFPGKLSLYEAALKRASEDLASRFAEPREGPLGARLLRVMSRYFDFVDEHGPGFSALMRGGPAVGSSTTNALIDSVRQAAYDQMLSHLGVTEASPRLELVVRSWISLAESTALLWLDGRRVPRAELELQLVHDFAALAAVGAAHDADMAELLRTMAKDEPADGPFAELVGRLVALGY; from the coding sequence ATGAGTACCGGGGTTCGCCGCAGGATGGGCGTCGAGGAGCGGCGGCAGCAGCTGATCGGTGTCGCCCTCGACCTGTTCAGCCGACGCTCGCCCGACGAGGTCTCCATCGACGAGATCGCCACGGCGGCGGGCATCTCACGCCCGCTCGTCTACCACTACTTCCCCGGCAAACTCAGCCTGTACGAGGCCGCGTTGAAGCGTGCCTCGGAGGATCTCGCGAGCCGTTTCGCCGAGCCGCGCGAGGGCCCGCTCGGCGCCCGGCTGCTGCGGGTGATGAGCCGCTACTTCGACTTCGTCGACGAACACGGCCCCGGTTTCTCGGCCCTGATGCGCGGCGGCCCGGCCGTCGGCTCCTCCACCACGAACGCGCTCATCGACTCCGTACGGCAGGCCGCGTACGACCAGATGTTGTCGCACCTGGGCGTCACCGAGGCGTCCCCGCGCCTGGAGCTGGTGGTCCGCTCCTGGATATCGCTCGCCGAGTCCACGGCGCTGCTCTGGCTGGACGGCCGGCGCGTGCCCCGCGCCGAACTGGAGCTCCAGCTCGTGCACGACTTCGCCGCGCTGGCCGCCGTCGGCGCTGCCCACGACGCGGACATGGCCGAGCTGCTGCGCACGATGGCGAAGGACGAACCGGCCGACGGCCCCTTCGCGGAGCTCGTCGGCCGGCTGGTCGCCCTGGGTTACTGA
- a CDS encoding 5-carboxymethyl-2-hydroxymuconate Delta-isomerase: MPQITVDYSSPVEDGFDREGFARALHGATVEIAGARPEACKTLFRYSDGRAFGYEDAERHAVFHVTVGLLAGRSDETKARLTERTLELLRACVAPQDGVTLHASAEVRDLDPSYRTYEGQ; the protein is encoded by the coding sequence ATGCCGCAGATCACCGTCGACTACTCGTCGCCCGTGGAGGACGGCTTCGACCGGGAGGGCTTCGCGCGGGCGCTGCACGGGGCGACCGTCGAGATCGCCGGGGCGAGGCCCGAGGCGTGCAAGACGCTGTTCCGGTACAGCGACGGGCGCGCGTTCGGTTACGAGGACGCCGAGCGGCACGCCGTCTTCCACGTGACCGTCGGGCTCCTCGCCGGACGCAGCGACGAGACGAAGGCGAGGCTGACGGAGAGGACGCTGGAACTGCTCCGCGCGTGTGTGGCACCCCAGGACGGGGTCACCCTGCACGCCTCGGCCGAGGTCCGCGACCTCGACCCGTCCTACCGCACGTACGAGGGTCAGTAA
- a CDS encoding sensor histidine kinase, translating to MNTDKDRTAFRTRAREALLAAVQGLVLAVVVLPCGVAFLALTLVSVALVPLGIGLVTTPAVLTGVRALADARRRLAAQWCGIRIPAVYRPLPRSANPWTRTVALFRDPQVRRDVLWLPVDMTAGFVTALVPAVLVFYPVQGFLVGAGLWRAYVREPGDTYWYGFVPVTGPVTALGAAALGALVLALTWRLTPRLLTAHFRLARAVLGGRRGELAERVRVLTETRRDAVDTSAAELRRIERDLHDGAQARLVAMGMDLGTIEMLVERDPAQAKQLLAQARRNSAEALAELRDLVRGIHPPVLAERGLGDAVRALALRLPMATEVTVELPGRADAPVESAAYFAVSEVLTNAVKHSGADRILVDMHHTDGRLRITVTDDGRGGAAAGAGSGLAGIERRLGTFDGVLAVSSPAGGPTMVTLEIPCVLS from the coding sequence ATGAACACCGACAAAGACAGAACCGCCTTCCGCACCCGGGCCAGGGAGGCGCTGCTGGCCGCCGTGCAGGGGCTGGTGCTGGCCGTCGTGGTGCTGCCGTGCGGTGTGGCGTTCCTCGCCCTGACCCTCGTCTCCGTCGCCCTGGTACCGCTCGGCATCGGCCTCGTCACCACTCCGGCGGTCCTCACCGGCGTACGGGCACTGGCGGACGCCCGCAGGAGGCTCGCGGCCCAGTGGTGCGGGATCCGGATCCCGGCGGTGTACCGGCCGCTCCCGCGGAGCGCCAACCCCTGGACGCGCACGGTGGCGCTGTTCCGGGACCCGCAGGTGCGGCGGGACGTGCTCTGGCTGCCGGTGGACATGACCGCCGGCTTCGTCACCGCGCTGGTGCCGGCCGTGCTGGTGTTCTACCCCGTCCAGGGGTTCCTGGTGGGCGCCGGGCTGTGGCGGGCCTACGTCCGGGAACCGGGCGACACCTACTGGTACGGCTTCGTGCCGGTCACCGGCCCGGTGACGGCCCTCGGCGCGGCCGCGCTCGGCGCCCTGGTCCTCGCCCTCACCTGGCGCCTCACCCCGCGCCTGCTCACCGCCCACTTCCGGCTGGCCCGGGCCGTGCTGGGGGGCCGTCGGGGGGAACTCGCCGAGCGGGTCCGAGTGCTGACCGAGACCCGGCGGGACGCGGTCGACACCTCGGCCGCCGAACTGCGCCGCATCGAACGGGACCTGCACGACGGCGCCCAGGCCCGGCTGGTCGCCATGGGCATGGACCTGGGCACCATCGAGATGCTGGTCGAACGGGACCCGGCGCAGGCGAAGCAACTGCTCGCCCAGGCCCGGCGGAACTCCGCCGAGGCCCTGGCGGAGCTGCGCGACCTGGTGCGCGGCATCCACCCGCCGGTGCTCGCCGAGCGCGGACTCGGCGACGCCGTACGGGCGCTGGCGCTCCGGCTGCCCATGGCCACGGAGGTCACCGTGGAACTGCCCGGCCGCGCGGACGCCCCGGTCGAGTCGGCCGCCTACTTCGCGGTCAGCGAGGTGCTCACCAACGCCGTCAAGCACTCCGGTGCCGACCGGATCCTGGTCGACATGCACCACACCGACGGCCGGCTGCGGATCACCGTCACCGACGACGGCCGGGGCGGCGCGGCGGCCGGGGCGGGTTCGGGGCTCGCCGGGATCGAGCGCCGGCTCGGTACCTTCGACGGAGTCCTGGCCGTCAGCAGCCCCGCCGGCGGTCCCACCATGGTGACCCTGGAGATCCCGTGCGTGTTGTCCTAG
- a CDS encoding DUF1996 domain-containing protein translates to MGRNTRKRRTPLATKAIAASAALALGGGGLIWANFYASAHESNNQSWGGNQTKAATAQVATISCPDVQQKLTNVPNAARYGVAKELSNLDRQITEAYNRLASTRDAQTKDASFVQNSIVGPLKEKRAATIDRIRIDIQRVGGSFDNALKQLAACTTQTANQTTAGGQQQGGQQQNGGQQQGGQQQGGQQQGGQQQGGQQQNGGQQQGGQQGNIGGQAGNGPVAADFVDITKVAPNVQGKPRKTGNASTGTFTTRCGVNANKNFNTDNVIVAPGVTNGAHHLHDYVGNQKVNAFSSNNTFLQGGTSCQNRNDLSSYYWPVVRIQDGTQDFDQNKDGGGKEGNVGRILTPAQAEIKYVGSPASKVVAMPQFLRIITGDAKTTTNGLANANAHWSCTGFENKVQLTQQYPICPQGSKVVRSFAFQSCWDGQNADSANHRTHVAFADPASGVCPNGFKAIPQLTMRLVYNINPPTIQNGQVKNAYAVDGFPEQLHKAATDHDDFISVTKNGLANKIANCINNGQNCG, encoded by the coding sequence ATGGGACGCAACACACGAAAACGCCGTACGCCGCTGGCCACCAAGGCCATAGCCGCATCGGCGGCCCTAGCGCTCGGTGGGGGCGGGCTGATCTGGGCGAACTTCTATGCCTCGGCGCACGAGTCGAACAACCAGTCGTGGGGAGGCAACCAGACCAAGGCCGCGACGGCGCAGGTCGCGACGATCTCCTGCCCGGACGTCCAGCAGAAGCTGACGAACGTGCCGAACGCGGCGCGCTACGGCGTGGCGAAGGAGTTGTCCAACCTCGACCGGCAGATCACCGAGGCCTACAACCGGCTCGCCTCCACCCGGGACGCCCAGACGAAGGACGCGAGCTTCGTACAGAACTCGATCGTCGGCCCCCTCAAGGAGAAGCGGGCGGCGACGATCGACCGGATCCGCATCGACATCCAGCGGGTGGGCGGTTCCTTCGACAACGCGCTCAAGCAGCTCGCCGCCTGCACGACGCAGACCGCGAACCAGACGACCGCCGGGGGCCAGCAGCAGGGCGGCCAGCAACAGAACGGCGGCCAGCAGCAGGGTGGTCAGCAGCAAGGCGGCCAGCAGCAAGGCGGCCAGCAGCAGGGCGGCCAGCAACAGAACGGCGGCCAGCAGCAGGGCGGCCAGCAGGGCAACATCGGCGGGCAGGCCGGCAACGGCCCGGTCGCGGCGGACTTCGTCGACATCACCAAGGTGGCGCCGAACGTCCAGGGCAAGCCCCGCAAGACCGGCAACGCCTCGACCGGTACGTTCACCACGCGCTGCGGCGTGAACGCGAACAAGAACTTCAACACCGACAACGTGATCGTGGCGCCCGGCGTGACCAACGGCGCGCACCACCTGCACGACTACGTCGGCAACCAGAAGGTCAACGCGTTCTCCAGCAACAACACGTTCCTGCAGGGCGGCACCAGCTGCCAGAACCGCAACGACCTGTCGTCGTACTACTGGCCGGTGGTCCGCATCCAGGACGGCACGCAGGACTTCGACCAGAACAAGGACGGCGGCGGCAAGGAAGGCAACGTCGGCCGCATCCTGACCCCGGCCCAGGCCGAGATCAAGTACGTGGGCAGCCCGGCCTCCAAGGTCGTCGCGATGCCGCAGTTCCTGCGCATCATCACCGGTGACGCCAAGACCACCACCAACGGTCTGGCGAACGCCAACGCGCACTGGAGCTGCACCGGCTTCGAGAACAAGGTGCAGCTGACGCAGCAGTACCCGATCTGCCCGCAGGGCAGCAAGGTGGTCCGCTCGTTCGCCTTCCAGAGCTGCTGGGACGGACAGAACGCCGACAGCGCCAACCACCGCACCCACGTGGCGTTCGCCGACCCGGCGAGCGGTGTCTGCCCGAACGGGTTCAAGGCGATCCCGCAGCTGACCATGCGGCTCGTCTACAACATCAACCCGCCGACCATCCAGAACGGCCAGGTGAAGAACGCCTACGCCGTGGACGGTTTCCCGGAGCAGCTGCACAAGGCGGCCACGGACCACGACGACTTCATCAGCGTCACGAAGAACGGTCTGGCCAACAAGATCGCCAACTGCATCAACAACGGTCAGAACTGCGGATGA
- a CDS encoding tetratricopeptide repeat protein: MNQNWEDRVAAAWASFDDYPEERAHEFRALIDALVAELPDDSPLGPFERACAWDSTGHSDKAVPLYREALARGLDGYKGRRAKIQLSSSLRNTGHAEEGVKLLTPELDAPSDELDDAVRACLALCLSSLGRDREGLSLVLGALAPHLPRYQRSMANYARALVEPQV; the protein is encoded by the coding sequence GTGAACCAGAACTGGGAAGACCGTGTGGCCGCCGCCTGGGCCTCCTTCGACGACTATCCGGAAGAGCGCGCGCACGAGTTCCGCGCGCTGATCGACGCGCTCGTGGCCGAGCTGCCGGACGACAGCCCGCTGGGCCCCTTCGAGCGGGCCTGTGCCTGGGACTCCACCGGGCACTCCGACAAGGCTGTGCCGCTGTACCGGGAGGCGCTGGCCCGCGGACTCGACGGCTACAAGGGCCGCCGGGCGAAGATCCAGCTGTCGAGTTCGCTGCGGAACACCGGGCACGCCGAGGAGGGCGTCAAGCTCCTCACCCCCGAACTGGACGCCCCGTCCGACGAGTTGGACGACGCGGTACGGGCCTGTCTCGCCCTGTGCCTGTCCAGCCTCGGCCGTGACCGCGAGGGCCTGTCCCTCGTGCTCGGCGCGCTCGCCCCGCATCTGCCGCGCTACCAGCGGTCGATGGCGAACTACGCGCGCGCCCTGGTCGAACCGCAGGTGTGA
- a CDS encoding LuxR C-terminal-related transcriptional regulator, whose amino-acid sequence MRVVLAEDLFLLRDGLVRMLEAYGFEMAAAVESGPELTRALAELTPDVAVVDVRLPPTHTDEGLQCALAARRARPGLPVLVLSQHVEQLYARELLADGTGGVGYLLKDRVFDADQFVDAVRRVAAGGTAMDPQVIRQLLSRRSAGDQPLARLTPREREVLELMAQGRSNAGIAAQLVVTERAVAKHTSNIFAKLGLEVSDDDNRRVLAVLAHLDRDR is encoded by the coding sequence GTGCGTGTTGTCCTAGCCGAAGACCTCTTCCTGCTGCGCGACGGGCTGGTGCGGATGCTGGAGGCCTACGGCTTCGAGATGGCCGCCGCCGTCGAGTCCGGGCCCGAACTCACCCGCGCGCTGGCCGAGCTGACGCCGGACGTGGCGGTGGTGGACGTCCGCCTGCCGCCGACGCACACCGACGAGGGTCTGCAGTGCGCGCTCGCGGCCCGGCGGGCGCGGCCCGGGCTTCCGGTGCTGGTCCTCTCCCAGCACGTGGAGCAGCTGTACGCGCGCGAGCTGCTCGCCGACGGCACGGGCGGGGTCGGCTATCTGCTGAAGGACCGGGTGTTCGACGCGGACCAGTTCGTGGACGCCGTACGGCGGGTCGCGGCCGGCGGTACGGCGATGGACCCGCAGGTGATCCGGCAGCTGCTGTCCCGGCGGTCGGCCGGCGACCAGCCGCTCGCCCGGCTCACCCCGCGCGAGCGGGAGGTGCTGGAGCTGATGGCGCAGGGCCGGTCCAACGCGGGGATCGCGGCCCAGCTCGTGGTGACGGAGCGGGCGGTCGCCAAGCACACCTCCAACATCTTCGCCAAGCTGGGTCTGGAGGTGTCGGACGACGACAACCGGCGCGTGCTGGCGGTGCTCGCCCATCTGGACCGTGACCGGTGA
- a CDS encoding PDR/VanB family oxidoreductase yields MPKPGTVALVAGAALLTRRALRRRVRASPLWPLPALDPPLSGRPRPRALRLLLTARETVAEGVVQLRLEGADLPRWEPGAHLDLVLPSGLVRQYSLCGDPGDTSSYTVAVRLVPDGRGGSREVHEQLAEGMELEVRGPRNGFPLAGASSYVFVAGGIGITPILPMLRSLPDGTDWRLLYGGRTRASMPYLEEVRQLAGNRLTVVAGDEDGRPDPAALFADTAAGAAVYCCGPEGLTAAVEEALPAGTALHLERFAPRATAGGDTGFELELRRSGRTLTVPAGSTVLAAVRRELPDTAYSCEQGFCGTCRQRVLEGEIDHRDELLTDAEREDSMLICVSRARSDRLVLDM; encoded by the coding sequence ATGCCGAAGCCGGGTACCGTCGCGCTCGTCGCGGGCGCCGCCCTGCTCACCCGGCGGGCCCTGCGCCGCCGCGTCCGGGCCTCCCCGCTGTGGCCGCTGCCCGCCCTGGACCCGCCGCTCTCCGGCCGGCCGCGCCCGCGGGCCCTGCGGCTGCTGCTCACCGCGCGCGAGACCGTCGCCGAGGGGGTCGTACAACTCCGCCTCGAAGGCGCGGACCTGCCGCGCTGGGAGCCGGGGGCGCACCTGGACCTGGTGCTGCCGTCCGGGCTCGTACGGCAGTACTCCCTGTGCGGGGACCCCGGGGACACCTCCTCCTACACGGTGGCCGTGCGGCTCGTGCCGGACGGCCGGGGCGGCTCGCGCGAGGTGCACGAGCAGCTCGCCGAGGGCATGGAGCTGGAGGTGCGCGGCCCCCGGAACGGCTTCCCGCTGGCCGGCGCTTCCTCGTACGTCTTCGTCGCCGGCGGCATCGGCATCACCCCGATCCTGCCGATGCTGCGGTCCCTGCCGGACGGCACCGACTGGCGGCTGCTGTACGGCGGGCGGACCCGGGCGTCGATGCCGTACCTGGAGGAGGTGCGGCAGCTGGCCGGGAACCGGCTGACGGTGGTCGCCGGGGACGAGGACGGGCGGCCGGATCCGGCCGCGCTGTTCGCGGACACGGCCGCGGGTGCGGCGGTGTACTGCTGCGGTCCGGAGGGCCTGACGGCGGCGGTGGAGGAGGCGCTGCCCGCGGGGACCGCCCTGCACCTGGAGCGGTTCGCGCCCCGCGCCACGGCCGGCGGGGACACCGGGTTCGAGCTGGAACTGCGGCGCAGCGGCCGGACACTGACGGTGCCGGCCGGCTCGACGGTGCTGGCCGCCGTACGCCGGGAGCTGCCGGACACCGCCTACTCGTGCGAGCAGGGATTCTGCGGGACCTGCCGGCAGCGGGTGCTGGAAGGGGAGATCGATCACCGGGACGAGTTGCTGACGGACGCGGAACGGGAGGACTCGATGCTGATCTGCGTGTCCCGGGCGCGGAGCGATCGTTTGGTGCTCGACATGTGA
- a CDS encoding metal-dependent hydrolase, which yields MSNKQARVPLTARKVSFSWEGTPLHWVPGDPVTTHTINVLHLLLPAGERWFVHVYKQVLPYIRDERLRADVIGFIGQEAMHSQAHDEVLPRLRELGLDPTPYTAQVDWFFEKLLGDRTLPPGRPRRWWLMERVALIAAIEHYTAFLGNWVLNAEALDRHGADPTMLDLLRWHGAEEVEHRSVAFELFMHVDGGYRRRVRTWATALAAMVFLWQRGTRFFMANDPTLVDGRATFGDLYVRGRQGLLPATGDMLRSVPRYLRRDYHPSQEGDTEQAVAYLAASPAATAAEKRAA from the coding sequence ATGTCCAACAAGCAGGCCCGGGTGCCGCTCACGGCGCGCAAGGTGTCCTTCTCCTGGGAGGGCACGCCGCTGCACTGGGTGCCGGGGGATCCCGTCACCACGCACACCATCAATGTGCTGCATCTGCTGCTGCCGGCCGGCGAGCGCTGGTTCGTGCACGTGTACAAGCAGGTGCTGCCGTACATCCGGGACGAGCGGCTCCGTGCGGACGTCATCGGATTCATCGGCCAGGAGGCGATGCACTCCCAGGCCCACGACGAGGTGCTGCCCCGCCTCCGGGAACTGGGGCTGGATCCGACGCCGTACACCGCGCAGGTCGACTGGTTCTTCGAGAAGCTGCTCGGCGACCGGACCCTGCCGCCGGGCAGGCCGCGCAGGTGGTGGCTGATGGAGCGGGTCGCCCTCATCGCGGCCATCGAGCACTACACGGCGTTCCTCGGGAACTGGGTCCTCAACGCCGAGGCACTCGACCGGCACGGCGCCGACCCGACCATGCTGGACCTGCTGCGCTGGCACGGCGCGGAGGAGGTCGAGCACCGCTCGGTCGCCTTCGAGCTGTTCATGCACGTCGACGGCGGTTACCGCCGACGGGTGCGGACCTGGGCCACCGCCCTCGCGGCGATGGTGTTCCTGTGGCAGCGCGGGACGCGCTTCTTCATGGCGAACGACCCGACCCTCGTCGACGGCAGGGCCACGTTCGGGGACCTGTACGTCCGCGGCAGGCAGGGCCTGCTGCCCGCGACCGGGGACATGCTCAGATCCGTCCCGCGCTATCTGCGCCGCGACTACCACCCCTCGCAGGAGGGCGACACCGAGCAGGCCGTCGCCTACCTGGCCGCCTCGCCCGCGGCCACGGCGGCGGAGAAGAGGGCCGCGTGA